The following are from one region of the Helicobacteraceae bacterium genome:
- the cysW gene encoding sulfate ABC transporter permease subunit CysW, whose amino-acid sequence MRREPRWLKYALIGVSLLFLAIFIALPLFTIFQQAFSKGFAFYKDAILENETFEAIKLSVLIAAIVVPLNAFFGVMAAWAIAKFEFFGKNVLITLIELPFSVSPIIAGLIYVLLFGAHGWFGEWLMEHEIRIVFALPGMILATAFVTFPFVARELIPLMQELGKDDEEASLTLGAGGIYTFWRVTLPNIKWGLLYGVILTNARAMGEFGAVAVVSGLQRGVTITTPLQIEILYNEYQLTAAFAVASILTFLALLTLAVKSVIERFIALQRKEVVFKETK is encoded by the coding sequence ATGCGTAGAGAGCCGCGCTGGTTAAAATACGCGCTGATAGGCGTGTCGCTTCTGTTTTTGGCGATCTTTATCGCGCTGCCGCTCTTTACGATCTTTCAACAGGCATTTTCAAAGGGGTTCGCGTTTTATAAAGACGCGATTTTAGAAAACGAAACCTTCGAGGCTATTAAGCTAAGCGTCCTGATCGCGGCGATCGTCGTGCCGCTTAACGCCTTTTTCGGCGTAATGGCGGCGTGGGCGATCGCCAAGTTCGAGTTCTTTGGCAAAAACGTGCTGATCACGCTGATCGAGCTGCCGTTTTCCGTTTCGCCCATTATCGCGGGTCTGATCTACGTGCTGCTTTTTGGCGCTCACGGCTGGTTTGGCGAGTGGCTTATGGAGCATGAGATTAGGATCGTTTTCGCGCTTCCTGGTATGATTTTGGCTACGGCGTTTGTTACCTTTCCGTTCGTGGCTAGGGAGCTGATACCGCTTATGCAGGAGCTTGGCAAGGACGACGAGGAGGCGTCGCTGACGCTGGGCGCGGGCGGGATATATACGTTCTGGCGCGTTACGCTTCCCAATATAAAATGGGGATTGCTATACGGCGTGATTTTGACAAACGCGCGCGCTATGGGCGAGTTCGGCGCGGTGGCGGTGGTGAGCGGCTTGCAGCGCGGCGTTACGATCACGACGCCGCTTCAGATCGAGATTTTATACAACGAGTATCAGCTTACCGCCGCCTTCGCGGTCGCGTCGATCTTAACCTTTCTGGCGCTGCTGACGCTGGCGGTTAAGAGCGTAATCGAGCGGTTTATAGCGCTTCAGCGCAAAGAGGTCGTATTTAAGGAAACCAAATGA
- a CDS encoding sugar transporter, which yields MKKVTSWLAVASLSFSAFIFNTTEIAPVGLLTAISADFNINPAQTGYMVTIYAWAVAILSLPLTVLTAKIERKRLLIALFIAFIASHLLISAAGDFETLLVGRIGVACAHAIFWAIAVPLAVRLAPENAKSKAIGALVAGGSVAMVLGAPLGTAIGQTFGWRVTFFIIAAFALIAMGVIVKLLPRLPCQNAGNFKSLPILFRRASVVWVYALIAVIVTGDFTAFTYIGPFLEAKGYEGSSVAWLLFAGGGAGLIGSYLFGLWGDRYANLTLIVPLGLLVVTMALFGASAFNFYAALALYFIWGIFVVMIFMGLQSRLLAAAKDAADVANSIYSGIFNVGIGGGAYVGSIVSLSLGVSFVGYAGALIIGFGFALCSAFLIDAKTRRKKAGLS from the coding sequence ATGAAAAAAGTAACTTCGTGGCTCGCCGTCGCAAGCCTATCCTTTTCGGCGTTTATATTTAACACGACGGAGATCGCGCCCGTAGGGTTGCTTACGGCTATTAGCGCCGATTTTAATATCAATCCCGCGCAAACGGGCTATATGGTTACGATCTACGCGTGGGCGGTGGCGATCCTCTCCCTGCCGCTTACGGTTTTGACCGCCAAGATCGAGCGCAAACGGCTTTTGATCGCGCTTTTTATAGCGTTTATCGCCTCGCACCTGCTGATAAGCGCGGCTGGGGATTTCGAGACTTTGCTCGTAGGGAGGATCGGCGTGGCGTGCGCTCACGCGATTTTTTGGGCGATCGCCGTTCCGCTCGCCGTCCGTTTAGCGCCGGAAAACGCCAAAAGCAAAGCTATCGGCGCGCTTGTAGCCGGCGGTTCCGTGGCTATGGTGTTGGGAGCGCCGCTTGGCACGGCGATCGGACAGACGTTCGGCTGGCGCGTTACCTTTTTTATCATAGCCGCGTTCGCCCTGATCGCGATGGGCGTAATAGTTAAACTCCTGCCGCGCCTGCCCTGTCAAAACGCGGGCAATTTCAAAAGCCTGCCGATCCTCTTTCGGCGCGCGAGCGTCGTTTGGGTTTACGCGCTGATCGCCGTGATCGTTACGGGCGACTTTACCGCCTTTACCTATATAGGTCCTTTTTTGGAGGCGAAAGGCTACGAGGGATCGAGCGTGGCGTGGCTACTGTTTGCCGGCGGCGGCGCGGGACTGATTGGAAGCTATCTGTTTGGCTTATGGGGCGATCGTTACGCCAATTTGACGCTGATTGTCCCTCTAGGACTGCTCGTCGTTACAATGGCTCTTTTCGGAGCGAGCGCGTTTAATTTCTACGCCGCGTTAGCTCTGTATTTTATCTGGGGGATTTTTGTCGTGATGATCTTTATGGGTCTGCAATCGCGCCTACTCGCGGCGGCAAAAGACGCGGCGGACGTGGCGAATTCGATCTATTCGGGCATTTTCAACGTGGGAATCGGCGGCGGCGCGTATGTCGGCTCGATTGTTTCGCTCTCTTTGGGCGTAAGTTTCGTCGGTTACGCGGGCGCGCTGATTATCGGCTTTGGCTTCGCGCTATGTTCAGCGTTTTTGATTGACGCAAAAACGCGCCGAAAAAAAGCTGGTTTGTCATAG
- a CDS encoding sulfate ABC transporter substrate-binding protein, with the protein MGLTKPVVGLLAALATASALSAAQIQLLNVSYDPTRELYKAYNPAFVKYYKAKTGDDVTITQSHGGSAKQANAVIDGNPADVVTLALGGDIDAIAVKRPDLIGKDWIKKLPLNSSPYTSTIVFLVRKGNPKGIKDWDDLVKPGVSIITPNPKTSGGARWNYLAAWAYADKKYGGEAKAREFVKKLFANVPILDAGARGSTITFAQRDQGDVLLAWENEAFLIFEEYEDGKDRFEIVVPSLSILAEPSVTVVDGNVKKKGEATVKAATEYLNFLYSKEGQRIAAKYYYRPTDKEVQKEFEKAFPSLELVKIDDFGGWDKAQKLHFNDGGEFDKIYVKK; encoded by the coding sequence ATGGGTTTAACTAAACCTGTTGTCGGTCTATTAGCGGCGTTGGCGACCGCCTCGGCATTAAGCGCGGCGCAAATTCAGCTTCTTAACGTGTCTTACGACCCCACAAGAGAGCTTTACAAAGCGTATAACCCCGCGTTTGTCAAATACTACAAGGCGAAAACGGGCGACGACGTAACCATTACGCAATCGCACGGCGGCAGCGCCAAGCAAGCAAACGCCGTTATCGACGGCAACCCAGCCGACGTGGTAACGCTTGCGCTCGGCGGCGACATCGACGCGATCGCGGTCAAGCGCCCCGATCTAATCGGCAAAGATTGGATCAAAAAGCTCCCGCTTAACAGCTCGCCCTACACCTCGACGATCGTCTTTTTGGTGCGCAAGGGCAATCCTAAGGGAATCAAGGATTGGGACGATTTGGTAAAACCCGGCGTGTCGATCATTACGCCAAATCCTAAAACCAGCGGCGGCGCGAGATGGAACTATCTGGCGGCTTGGGCTTACGCCGATAAGAAATACGGCGGCGAGGCTAAGGCGAGAGAGTTTGTCAAAAAGCTATTCGCGAACGTGCCAATTTTGGACGCGGGCGCGCGCGGTTCGACGATCACCTTCGCGCAACGCGATCAAGGCGACGTTCTGTTAGCGTGGGAGAACGAAGCGTTCTTGATTTTCGAGGAATACGAAGACGGCAAGGATCGCTTCGAGATCGTAGTTCCTTCGCTTAGCATTCTCGCCGAGCCTTCCGTAACGGTGGTGGATGGCAACGTAAAGAAAAAGGGCGAGGCGACGGTAAAGGCGGCGACGGAATACCTGAACTTCCTATACTCTAAAGAGGGTCAGCGCATAGCGGCGAAATACTACTACCGCCCGACCGATAAAGAGGTGCAAAAAGAGTTTGAGAAGGCGTTTCCTTCGCTTGAACTTGTGAAGATCGACGATTTCGGCGGTTGGGATAAAGCGCAAAAACTGCACTTTAACGACGGCGGCGAGTTCGACAAAATCTACGTGAAAAAATAG
- a CDS encoding sulfate adenylyltransferase subunit 2, protein MNKLDKLESQSVFIIREAYKSFKNVGMLWSIGKDSTVLLWLAKKAFFGHIPFELIHIDTNYKIPEMIAYRDKTAKELKLRLVVGQNKEALKNKKTFADGIDRISCCKELKSVALKRTLDGSWSRKIYDPKKDAWEEHKSAETYNAVIVGVRSDEEGSRSKERVFSARDEKSEWDASLQPPELWNLYKTEFAPKTHVRVHPLLEWTELNIWEYIDREKIPVIPIYFDQGEGKRYRSLGCYPCTSPVESAAKNPAEIIKELVSGKFKNIAERSGRAQDKEGGGTLEALRKEGYM, encoded by the coding sequence TTGAATAAACTAGACAAACTTGAATCGCAAAGCGTTTTTATTATTCGAGAGGCGTATAAGTCGTTCAAAAACGTGGGTATGTTGTGGTCTATCGGAAAGGACAGCACCGTTTTACTGTGGCTTGCGAAAAAGGCGTTTTTTGGGCATATCCCCTTCGAGCTGATACATATCGACACAAACTATAAAATTCCGGAGATGATCGCTTATAGAGATAAGACGGCTAAAGAGTTAAAATTAAGACTTGTGGTGGGGCAAAACAAAGAGGCGCTTAAAAATAAAAAGACGTTCGCGGACGGAATAGATAGAATATCCTGTTGCAAAGAGTTAAAGAGCGTCGCGTTAAAACGCACGCTAGACGGCTCTTGGAGCAGAAAGATATACGATCCGAAAAAAGACGCTTGGGAAGAACATAAGAGCGCGGAGACGTATAACGCCGTAATCGTCGGCGTTAGAAGCGACGAGGAGGGAAGCCGATCGAAAGAGCGCGTTTTCTCCGCTAGAGACGAAAAAAGCGAATGGGACGCGAGCTTGCAACCGCCTGAATTGTGGAATCTATACAAAACCGAATTTGCCCCGAAAACGCACGTGAGAGTTCATCCGCTTTTAGAATGGACGGAGTTAAATATATGGGAGTATATCGATAGGGAGAAAATCCCAGTGATACCTATATATTTTGATCAAGGCGAAGGCAAAAGATACCGATCGCTTGGTTGCTATCCATGCACAAGCCCCGTCGAGTCCGCCGCTAAAAATCCCGCCGAAATTATTAAAGAGCTTGTAAGCGGAAAGTTTAAGAACATAGCGGAGCGATCGGGGCGCGCGCAGGACAAAGAGGGGGGAGGCACTCTTGAGGCGCTACGTAAAGAGGGGTATATGTGA
- a CDS encoding phosphoadenylyl-sulfate reductase, with product MPTRYLSASARRKPTRKTRSGTTMLSKLLKRINGKIALSFSYQAEDIVVLDLALKTRDKRIEVFTLDTLKHFDECLAYHKSVESFYQIGVKRYRPNPRAASELAKRLGEFGVRESLENRRECCSVRKVAPLGRALRGKAAWITGLRAAQSQTRSALNEIEYDEKYDLIKINPIARWSDREVFEYIERNNLPINPLYNRGFKSIGCAPCTRAVKDGEDIRAGRWWWENPEHKECGLHIRNTA from the coding sequence ATCCCGACACGGTATTTATCAGCTTCAGCGAGGCGAAAACCTACTCGCAAAACGAGGAGTGGAACGACTATGTTATCTAAGCTATTAAAACGAATAAACGGCAAGATCGCCTTGTCGTTTAGCTATCAAGCCGAAGATATAGTCGTTTTAGACCTGGCGCTAAAAACGAGAGATAAACGCATAGAGGTTTTCACGCTCGACACCCTTAAGCATTTTGACGAGTGCTTAGCGTATCATAAGAGTGTGGAGTCGTTTTATCAGATCGGCGTTAAACGATACAGACCAAACCCGCGCGCCGCCTCGGAGTTAGCAAAGAGGCTCGGCGAGTTTGGCGTGCGCGAGAGTCTAGAAAACCGCCGCGAGTGCTGTTCTGTCCGCAAGGTAGCCCCGCTTGGCAGGGCGCTGCGCGGCAAAGCGGCGTGGATCACGGGGTTAAGAGCCGCGCAGAGCCAAACGCGAAGCGCGCTTAACGAGATTGAATACGACGAAAAATACGATCTCATAAAAATCAATCCGATCGCGCGCTGGAGCGATCGGGAGGTTTTCGAGTATATAGAGCGCAACAATCTGCCAATCAATCCTCTGTATAATCGCGGTTTCAAAAGTATTGGTTGCGCGCCCTGTACCCGCGCGGTGAAAGACGGCGAGGATATACGAGCGGGGCGCTGGTGGTGGGAAAATCCCGAACATAAAGAGTGCGGCTTACATATAAGGAATACGGCTTGA
- a CDS encoding ABC transporter permease subunit — MSSTSSKPHKKTALPGFGLSLGLSMTYLSLLVLIPLGGLLLYSTKVSFERFIEIATDSRTFAAFEISFGASFLAASINAVFGLILAWVLARYNFFGKKFLDSIIDLPFAIPTAVAGISLTAIFAKNGILGQFFAPVGAKDEGAVLWLKEHIFSYVIPDGGVSISYSEIGITIALTFIGLPFIVRTVQPVIEELDKEAEEAAITLGANYWTVFRRVIFPSIYPALLTGFALAFARGLGEYGSVIFISSNKPYETEIVPLLVFMQLMEYDYEEAAAIGVLMLVCTFFLLLLINFLQTFARRRGKVKANA; from the coding sequence ATGTCGTCGACCTCCTCGAAGCCTCATAAAAAAACCGCGCTTCCGGGTTTTGGATTGTCGCTTGGGTTGTCGATGACCTATCTGTCGCTGCTCGTGCTTATTCCGCTTGGAGGATTGCTGTTATACTCGACAAAGGTATCCTTCGAGCGGTTTATAGAGATCGCGACGGATTCAAGAACGTTCGCCGCGTTTGAAATCTCTTTTGGCGCGTCGTTTCTAGCCGCGAGCATAAACGCGGTTTTCGGACTGATTTTGGCGTGGGTTCTGGCGCGCTATAACTTTTTTGGCAAAAAGTTTTTAGATTCCATTATCGATCTGCCCTTCGCGATACCTACGGCGGTCGCGGGCATATCGCTAACGGCAATCTTCGCTAAAAACGGGATTTTAGGGCAGTTTTTCGCGCCCGTCGGCGCCAAAGACGAGGGCGCGGTTTTGTGGCTAAAAGAGCATATTTTCAGCTACGTTATCCCCGACGGCGGCGTTAGTATCTCTTATTCGGAGATCGGCATTACGATCGCGCTTACCTTTATCGGACTGCCGTTTATCGTGCGGACGGTTCAGCCTGTGATCGAAGAGCTAGACAAGGAGGCGGAGGAGGCGGCGATCACGCTGGGCGCGAATTACTGGACGGTGTTTAGGCGGGTGATTTTCCCATCTATCTATCCGGCGCTATTAACGGGGTTCGCGCTGGCGTTCGCAAGAGGGCTTGGCGAGTATGGATCGGTTATCTTTATATCGAGCAACAAGCCATACGAGACCGAGATCGTGCCGCTTTTGGTCTTTATGCAATTGATGGAATACGATTACGAGGAAGCCGCCGCGATCGGCGTTTTGATGTTGGTCTGCACCTTCTTTTTGCTACTGTTAATCAACTTTTTGCAGACGTTCGCTAGGCGGCGGGGAAAGGTGAAAGCCAATGCGTAG
- a CDS encoding sulfate ABC transporter ATP-binding protein: protein MSIEISNLTKRFGNFTALEDVSVTIKEGELTGLLGPSGSGKTTLLRIIAGLESADEGEIRFFGEEAGHKNIKDRNVGFVFQHYALFKHMSVFENVAFGLKARRRSTRPSKDEINDRVFKLLKMVQLESMANRLPSELSGGQKQRVALARALAVEPKILLLDEPFGALDAKVRQELRRWLRFLHDEIHITSVFVTHDQEEALEVSDNIVIFNKGRVEQIGAPEDVYDSPKTPFVYSFLGNVNLFRARVEKGRLKLDGGEGESDLKFFIRPHNIEISLIKENEKAIESRIVAHRFLGGRVRVELVTLEGAKPIEADIDKTRWNRVKSANPDTVFISFSEAKTYSQNEEWNDYVI from the coding sequence ATGAGCATAGAGATAAGCAACCTTACCAAGCGCTTTGGAAACTTTACCGCTTTGGAGGACGTAAGCGTTACGATCAAAGAGGGGGAGCTAACGGGGCTGTTAGGTCCTAGCGGATCGGGCAAGACGACGCTGCTACGTATTATCGCGGGGCTTGAGAGCGCCGACGAGGGCGAAATCAGGTTTTTTGGCGAGGAGGCGGGGCATAAGAACATAAAAGATCGCAACGTAGGTTTCGTCTTTCAGCACTACGCGCTTTTTAAGCACATGAGCGTGTTTGAAAACGTAGCCTTTGGACTGAAAGCGCGGAGGCGATCGACGCGCCCAAGCAAAGACGAGATTAACGATCGCGTATTCAAACTGCTGAAAATGGTGCAGTTAGAATCGATGGCAAATCGTCTGCCAAGCGAGCTTAGCGGCGGACAGAAACAGCGCGTCGCGTTAGCTAGGGCGCTCGCGGTCGAGCCTAAGATACTGCTACTAGACGAACCTTTTGGCGCGCTGGACGCGAAGGTTAGGCAGGAGCTAAGGCGCTGGCTTAGGTTTTTGCACGACGAAATTCATATCACCAGCGTTTTCGTAACGCACGATCAGGAGGAGGCACTGGAGGTGAGCGACAATATCGTGATCTTCAACAAAGGCAGGGTGGAGCAGATCGGCGCGCCCGAAGACGTTTACGATAGTCCAAAAACCCCTTTTGTCTATAGTTTTCTGGGCAACGTCAATCTCTTTCGCGCCCGCGTCGAGAAGGGCAGATTAAAATTAGACGGCGGCGAGGGCGAAAGCGATCTGAAGTTTTTTATCCGCCCGCACAATATTGAGATTTCGTTAATCAAAGAGAATGAAAAGGCGATCGAATCTAGGATCGTCGCGCATAGATTTTTAGGCGGCAGGGTGCGCGTGGAGCTGGTTACGCTAGAAGGCGCTAAACCGATCGAAGCCGATATAGATAAAACGCGCTGGAATCGCGTCAAAAGCGCTAATCCCGACACGGTATTTATCAGCTTCAGCGAGGCGAAAACCTACTCGCAAAACGAGGAGTGGAACGACTATGTTATCTAA
- a CDS encoding ABC transporter ATP-binding protein, whose amino-acid sequence MIEVKAVSRYFAGKGEPFLALNNVDFRMDRGEFVCLLGRSGCGKTTLLHLLAGFIAPSAGEVLIDGKRITKPAPDRSVVFQEYALFPWMSAIQNVSFGLRSLNVGKAERYERAMEALKMTRLEDQARRYPHELSGGQRQRVAVARSLVTRPSILLMDEPFAAVDALTRAELQSDLLRIWKETGVTILFITHNIDEAIFLAQRVAVMRNGAIAGYRAIAAPYFRLRGSPEFAVEYRAIEELLYGNIEELLEK is encoded by the coding sequence ATGATAGAAGTTAAGGCGGTTAGCCGCTATTTTGCAGGTAAAGGCGAGCCGTTTTTGGCGTTGAATAACGTCGATTTTCGCATGGATCGCGGCGAGTTTGTCTGTTTGCTTGGGCGTTCCGGTTGCGGGAAAACCACTCTGCTGCATTTGCTGGCGGGTTTTATCGCGCCCAGCGCGGGCGAAGTTTTAATCGACGGCAAACGAATAACGAAACCCGCGCCCGATCGATCGGTGGTGTTTCAGGAATATGCGCTTTTTCCTTGGATGAGCGCGATTCAAAACGTTTCGTTTGGACTGCGATCGCTAAACGTCGGCAAAGCCGAACGCTATGAACGCGCGATGGAAGCTCTGAAAATGACGAGGCTGGAAGATCAGGCGCGCCGCTATCCGCACGAGCTTAGCGGCGGGCAACGCCAACGGGTGGCGGTGGCGCGATCGCTTGTTACGCGCCCGTCGATTTTGCTGATGGACGAACCGTTTGCCGCCGTTGACGCGCTCACTCGCGCCGAGTTGCAGAGCGATCTGTTGCGCATTTGGAAGGAAACCGGCGTAACGATCCTATTTATAACGCACAATATAGACGAGGCGATATTTTTGGCGCAGCGCGTGGCGGTAATGCGAAACGGCGCGATTGCAGGATACAGAGCGATCGCCGCCCCGTATTTTCGTCTGCGCGGATCGCCCGAATTTGCCGTCGAATACCGCGCGATCGAGGAGCTGCTATACGGTAATATCGAGGAGTTATTAGAAAAATGA
- a CDS encoding amidohydrolase, producing MAKKLIETHCHLIGASPVSENLGDKIKTLPDKIAFRTRYPDLYAQRIQLPPIDISDALIADMDAHGVSHAIIQQDYGRGDNDMVAAQVAKRPDRFFGLVKMQRYTDFVKRMPSREETPRIREFAVSEIRRGIEDLKLIGVGEFFARVFTNEVNPDNILEDFRPIFDTLSEYKAPVQIQTAWTQFPHNLFYGDPLWVDEIAGEYPRVPIILTKMGRGFESLFDNALMVAMRNANVYFDIVDTNANHLRRAIDAIGSDRIMYGSDWCCMTRWVREPSGCHQRHLDLLDQANVTPQERENIEWRTAAKAFNLKL from the coding sequence TTGGCAAAGAAACTGATTGAGACGCACTGCCATCTAATCGGCGCCTCGCCCGTCAGCGAAAATCTTGGCGACAAGATAAAAACGCTGCCCGACAAGATCGCCTTTCGCACAAGGTATCCCGATCTTTACGCGCAGCGGATTCAACTGCCGCCGATCGATATTTCCGACGCTCTGATCGCCGACATGGACGCGCACGGCGTAAGCCACGCCATTATCCAGCAAGATTACGGCAGAGGCGACAACGATATGGTAGCCGCGCAGGTAGCCAAGCGTCCCGATCGCTTTTTCGGTTTGGTGAAAATGCAGCGTTATACCGACTTCGTCAAACGTATGCCTAGTCGCGAAGAGACGCCGCGCATCCGCGAGTTTGCGGTTTCTGAGATCAGACGCGGCATAGAAGACCTAAAGCTGATCGGCGTAGGCGAGTTTTTTGCGCGGGTATTTACCAACGAGGTAAATCCCGACAACATTCTTGAGGATTTTCGTCCGATTTTCGATACGCTAAGCGAATATAAGGCGCCCGTTCAGATTCAAACCGCATGGACGCAGTTCCCGCATAATCTTTTTTACGGCGATCCGCTCTGGGTTGACGAGATCGCGGGCGAGTATCCGCGCGTTCCGATTATTCTGACAAAAATGGGGCGCGGCTTCGAGTCGCTTTTTGATAACGCCTTGATGGTGGCTATGCGCAACGCCAACGTCTATTTTGATATTGTCGATACCAACGCCAACCATCTACGCCGCGCGATAGACGCGATCGGCTCGGATCGCATAATGTATGGCAGCGATTGGTGTTGTATGACCCGCTGGGTGAGAGAGCCGTCGGGCTGCCACCAGCGCCATCTCGATCTGCTAGATCAGGCGAATGTTACTCCGCAAGAACGAGAGAATATCGAGTGGCGAACGGCGGCAAAGGCGTTTAACCTAAAACTATAA